The following proteins come from a genomic window of Streptomyces sp. GS7:
- a CDS encoding non-ribosomal peptide synthetase, with the protein MNGPGATAVELLELRFAAEEAADGGTRTAVRCAGADLSWRQLDDWSRRVARHLVAHGAGPGAFVPVLAARGGALVAGWLGVLRAGAAFVPLAMDTPPARIRYVLEETGAASVLVDEAGAELLRGLDTAAKPVALEEIRALRQAPASGAAMEPLDAGRPGLEDPAVVIYTSGTTGRPKGVLVPHRGLLNTALWWADDCALDTADRLLVTAGTAFDPAAFNVVQGLLAGARIVLADDVERRDPAALLRLIHGPEGATVAGSVTPSLLHAMLEAADAADADRAGPGAPSSLRVVYSGGEALPRSLATACTRRWGAEVRNVYGPAEASCNSTRAVADPGDDRAPAIGRPLPNTRAYVLGPHGEELPAAVPGELYVAGTGVALGYLGQPERTAAAFLPDPYAPAPGALMYRTGDRVLVRPDGELEYLGRIDDQVKILGNRIEPNEVRTLIEENPAVAAAAVHPAGSPERLVAYVVLAPGRAPTHEEVVRPLLSWLPAAVLPAEVHVVDALPRTANDKVDFAALTALVARGGRTLPRGERHPAQLTHTQRRVAHLMAQTLAEAGAGGASPDGTAAAEDAGAGAAIPADGDFFTLGGHSLLAVRMLAAVERECGTAVPLRDFLADPTVAGLARFLDRAPGAAREEHTAADPHDGRYPASPVQQRLWFMDRLPALRAAYLAPSVVEIDGPVDRALLRDAFAAVLARHPGLRSRFTLDARARRVHYRTDGGPPEVDRVDGTAWTDGELREHLARACWAPVDLARQAPAHGEVIALAGQRTVLLYAVHHIVTDGWSLGLVMTELADTYRTLSGGGRLPGDLPDAPHPARLPAAPAADGAPGALLDGLRGAPTDIALPYDRPRPAAQSIEADVRETLLPAADSARIREIAAELGCTTFMTATALLAAVLARRGGQRDFLFAFPWAGRDGARAAGTVGMFVNTLLVRADLTGDPSWRTLLTRVRTSAMTAFRHADAPFDALAAALHPGRDLSRPPVTPVYVDALDEASRPPDLGAGIATRYARPPALRLKYELELTAAAGGDRIGLQLTYATALFDADTVDALLGELTAAAADLTTDPEAPVLTDAQQNTTPHPATAPEAAETGPDPAALAERVGAAWREVLDVDSVPYDVNFFDAGGDSLLLIVLLDQLSGLTDRELDAADLFQHSTVFAQAALLAGGPRSAAAPAAERSPAAGRVRLLGRERRGGEVRA; encoded by the coding sequence GTGAACGGTCCGGGCGCAACCGCGGTGGAGCTGCTGGAGCTGCGGTTCGCCGCCGAGGAGGCCGCCGACGGCGGTACCCGCACCGCGGTGCGCTGCGCCGGGGCCGACCTGAGCTGGCGGCAGCTGGACGACTGGTCGCGCCGGGTGGCCCGGCACCTGGTGGCGCACGGTGCGGGGCCCGGCGCCTTCGTGCCGGTGCTCGCCGCCCGCGGCGGGGCCCTGGTGGCGGGCTGGCTGGGCGTACTGCGCGCCGGAGCCGCGTTCGTACCGCTGGCGATGGACACCCCGCCGGCCCGCATCCGCTACGTCCTGGAGGAGACCGGGGCCGCCTCGGTGCTGGTGGACGAGGCGGGCGCGGAGCTGCTTCGCGGGCTGGACACCGCGGCAAAGCCGGTCGCGCTGGAGGAGATCCGGGCGCTGCGGCAGGCTCCGGCCTCCGGGGCCGCGATGGAGCCCCTCGACGCCGGGCGCCCCGGTCTGGAGGACCCGGCCGTGGTGATCTACACCTCCGGAACCACCGGGCGCCCCAAGGGCGTCCTGGTCCCGCACCGCGGTCTGCTCAACACCGCCCTGTGGTGGGCCGACGACTGCGCGCTGGACACCGCCGACCGGCTGCTGGTGACCGCGGGCACCGCCTTCGACCCCGCCGCCTTCAACGTCGTCCAAGGGCTGCTCGCCGGGGCCCGGATCGTCCTCGCCGACGATGTCGAACGCCGCGATCCGGCCGCGCTGCTGCGGCTGATCCACGGCCCGGAGGGCGCCACGGTGGCCGGTTCGGTCACCCCCAGCCTGCTGCACGCGATGCTCGAAGCGGCTGACGCGGCCGATGCCGACAGGGCGGGCCCGGGTGCCCCGTCCTCGCTGCGGGTCGTCTACTCCGGCGGCGAGGCGCTGCCGCGGTCCCTGGCCACCGCCTGCACCCGCCGGTGGGGCGCCGAGGTGCGCAACGTCTACGGCCCCGCCGAGGCGTCCTGCAACAGCACCCGCGCGGTGGCCGACCCCGGCGACGACCGTGCCCCGGCCATCGGCCGGCCGCTCCCCAACACCCGTGCCTACGTGCTGGGTCCGCACGGCGAGGAACTGCCCGCCGCGGTGCCCGGTGAGCTGTACGTCGCGGGCACCGGGGTGGCGCTCGGCTACCTCGGGCAGCCGGAGCGCACCGCCGCGGCGTTCCTGCCCGACCCGTACGCACCGGCACCTGGCGCGCTGATGTACCGCACCGGCGACCGCGTACTGGTGCGCCCCGACGGCGAGTTGGAATACCTGGGGCGCATCGACGACCAGGTGAAGATCCTCGGCAACCGGATCGAGCCGAACGAGGTCCGCACGCTCATCGAGGAGAACCCGGCCGTCGCGGCGGCCGCGGTCCACCCGGCCGGCTCCCCCGAGCGCCTGGTCGCCTACGTGGTCCTGGCCCCCGGCCGCGCCCCCACCCACGAGGAGGTCGTCCGCCCGCTGCTGAGCTGGCTGCCCGCGGCCGTGCTGCCCGCCGAGGTGCACGTGGTGGACGCGCTGCCGCGCACCGCCAACGACAAGGTCGACTTCGCGGCGCTGACGGCGCTGGTGGCGCGTGGCGGCCGGACGCTGCCGCGCGGCGAGCGCCACCCGGCGCAACTGACCCACACGCAGCGGCGGGTGGCCCACCTGATGGCCCAGACCCTGGCAGAAGCGGGCGCGGGCGGCGCGTCGCCGGACGGCACCGCGGCCGCCGAGGACGCCGGGGCGGGCGCCGCGATCCCCGCGGACGGGGACTTCTTCACCCTGGGCGGGCACTCCCTGCTCGCCGTACGGATGCTGGCCGCCGTCGAACGGGAATGCGGAACCGCGGTCCCGCTGCGGGACTTCCTCGCCGATCCGACGGTGGCCGGACTCGCCCGCTTCCTCGACCGGGCCCCCGGCGCGGCCCGGGAGGAGCACACCGCCGCGGACCCGCACGACGGCCGCTACCCGGCGTCCCCCGTACAGCAGCGGCTGTGGTTCATGGACCGGCTGCCCGCGCTCCGCGCGGCCTATCTCGCGCCCAGCGTCGTCGAGATCGACGGGCCGGTGGACCGCGCGCTGCTGCGCGACGCCTTCGCCGCCGTACTGGCCCGCCACCCCGGCCTGCGCTCCCGCTTCACGCTGGACGCCCGGGCGCGGCGCGTCCACTACCGGACCGACGGCGGCCCGCCGGAGGTCGACCGGGTCGACGGCACGGCCTGGACCGACGGGGAACTGCGCGAGCATCTGGCGCGCGCGTGCTGGGCCCCCGTCGACCTCGCCCGGCAGGCCCCCGCGCACGGTGAGGTGATCGCCCTGGCCGGGCAGCGCACGGTGCTGCTGTACGCGGTGCACCACATCGTCACGGACGGCTGGTCGCTCGGCCTGGTCATGACCGAACTGGCGGACACCTACCGCACGTTGAGCGGTGGCGGGCGGCTCCCGGGCGACCTGCCGGACGCCCCGCACCCGGCCCGGCTCCCCGCCGCTCCGGCGGCGGACGGCGCGCCCGGCGCCCTGCTGGACGGGCTGCGCGGCGCGCCGACGGACATCGCCCTGCCGTACGACCGGCCGCGCCCGGCCGCGCAGAGCATCGAGGCGGACGTCCGCGAGACGCTGCTGCCGGCCGCGGACAGCGCCCGCATCCGGGAGATCGCCGCCGAACTGGGCTGCACGACCTTCATGACCGCGACCGCACTGCTGGCCGCGGTCCTGGCCCGGCGCGGCGGCCAGCGGGACTTCCTGTTCGCCTTCCCCTGGGCCGGCCGGGACGGCGCCCGGGCGGCCGGGACCGTCGGGATGTTCGTCAACACCCTGCTGGTACGGGCGGATCTGACCGGAGACCCGAGTTGGCGCACCCTGCTGACCCGGGTGCGGACCTCCGCGATGACCGCCTTCCGGCACGCGGACGCCCCGTTCGACGCGCTGGCCGCCGCACTGCACCCCGGCCGCGATCTGAGCCGGCCGCCGGTCACCCCTGTCTACGTCGACGCCCTGGACGAGGCGTCCCGTCCGCCCGATCTGGGCGCGGGTATCGCCACCCGCTACGCCCGGCCGCCTGCGCTCAGGCTCAAGTACGAGCTGGAGCTGACCGCCGCCGCCGGCGGCGACCGCATCGGCCTCCAGCTCACCTATGCCACCGCCCTCTTCGACGCCGACACCGTCGATGCGCTGCTCGGCGAACTGACCGCCGCCGCGGCCGACCTCACCACCGATCCGGAGGCTCCCGTGCTCACCGACGCACAGCAGAACACCACCCCGCACCCCGCAACCGCGCCCGAGGCGGCGGAGACCGGGCCCGACCCGGCCGCACTCGCCGAGCGGGTCGGCGCCGCCTGGCGGGAGGTGCTGGACGTCGACAGCGTCCCGTACGACGTCAACTTCTTCGACGCGGGCGGCGATTCACTGCTGCTGATCGTCCTGCTGGACCAGCTGTCCGGGCTGACGGACCGCGAACTGGACGCCGCCGATCTCTTCCAGCACAGCACGGTGTTCGCCCAGGCGGCACTGCTCGCGGGCGGGCCGCGGAGCGCGGCGGCACCGGCCGCCGAGCGCTCCCCGGCCGCCGGACGCGTCCGGCTGCTCGGCCGGGAGCGGCGCGGCGGGGAGGTCCGGGCGTGA